Proteins encoded by one window of Sorangium aterium:
- a CDS encoding NmrA family NAD(P)-binding protein, with protein sequence MRALVMGATGAPGGAVARALLARGHRVRAFSARPGDPTAARLIELGVEIVQGSADEPRSIARAAAGVDAVFAMGSPLEGGLAAAEAELRLGLAAAEAARAAGGAHLVYTSVASADRGTGVPHFEGKATVERYITALGVPCTILAPVCLMESLLAPAALLGLRRGVYAAPLPAGCPLQQIAADDVGRFAALVLERRGDFLGRRIELASDELTGAEAVSVLSRVAGREIRYAEVPLAEVRARSEDLTAMLRWLTRVGHGVDLGALHAAYPEVGWRRFEDWAREHLAGALTRAVA encoded by the coding sequence ATGCGGGCGCTCGTGATGGGGGCGACGGGGGCGCCGGGAGGGGCGGTCGCGCGGGCGCTGCTCGCCCGCGGGCACCGCGTCCGCGCGTTCTCCGCCAGGCCTGGCGATCCGACAGCGGCGCGGCTCATCGAGCTCGGCGTCGAGATCGTTCAGGGCAGCGCAGACGAGCCCCGCTCGATCGCGCGCGCGGCGGCCGGCGTCGACGCGGTCTTCGCCATGGGCTCGCCGCTCGAGGGCGGGCTCGCGGCCGCCGAGGCGGAGCTGCGGCTCGGCCTCGCCGCCGCCGAGGCCGCGAGGGCGGCGGGCGGCGCGCACCTCGTCTACACGTCGGTCGCGAGCGCCGACCGGGGCACGGGCGTCCCCCACTTCGAGGGCAAGGCGACCGTCGAGCGGTACATCACGGCGCTCGGCGTGCCCTGCACGATCCTCGCCCCGGTCTGCCTGATGGAGAGCCTGCTCGCGCCCGCGGCGCTCCTCGGCCTCCGGCGCGGCGTGTACGCGGCCCCGCTCCCGGCGGGCTGCCCGCTGCAGCAGATCGCGGCGGACGATGTGGGTCGGTTCGCGGCGCTCGTGCTCGAGCGCCGGGGCGATTTCCTCGGGCGCCGCATCGAGCTCGCGTCCGACGAGCTCACCGGCGCCGAGGCCGTCTCGGTGCTGTCCCGCGTGGCCGGCCGCGAGATCCGCTACGCCGAGGTGCCGCTCGCCGAGGTGCGCGCGCGCAGCGAGGACCTCACGGCCATGCTCCGCTGGCTCACGCGCGTCGGCCACGGCGTGGACCTCGGGGCGCTCCACGCCGCCTACCCGGAGGTCGGGTGGCGGCGGTTCGAGGACTGGGCGCGCGAGCACCTCGCCGGCGCGCTGACCCGAGCGGTCGCGTGA
- a CDS encoding DUF47 domain-containing protein, whose translation MGLTRDAVFFDALANHARQSVAASELLLEMLDRLDEAPALVQRISDLEDEADKITHECLAALHQTWITPLDREEIHALITRLDDVLDCIEAASVRLVLFEITSALPDARLLAQDVVDACTVMSSAIQSLRDLKKQPTLLELCVEINKIENAADRHYRNGLAALFKKGNDPLFVMKWRDIYDLLEHATDRCEDVANIIEGIVLEHA comes from the coding sequence ATGGGATTAACCCGTGACGCCGTCTTCTTCGACGCGCTGGCCAACCACGCACGGCAGAGCGTCGCAGCGAGCGAGCTCCTCCTGGAGATGCTCGACAGGCTCGACGAAGCCCCGGCCCTGGTGCAGCGGATCTCCGACCTCGAGGACGAGGCCGACAAGATCACCCACGAGTGTCTGGCCGCCCTCCACCAGACGTGGATCACGCCGCTCGATCGCGAGGAGATCCACGCGCTCATCACCCGCCTCGACGACGTGCTCGACTGCATCGAGGCGGCGAGCGTGAGGCTCGTGCTCTTCGAGATCACGAGCGCCCTGCCGGACGCGCGGCTGCTCGCGCAGGATGTCGTCGACGCGTGCACCGTCATGAGCTCCGCCATCCAGTCCCTCAGGGATCTGAAGAAACAGCCGACCCTCCTCGAGCTCTGCGTCGAGATCAACAAGATCGAGAACGCAGCGGATAGGCACTACCGCAACGGGTTGGCGGCGCTCTTCAAGAAGGGGAACGACCCGCTCTTCGTGATGAAGTGGCGCGACATCTATGACCTCTTGGAGCACGCGACCGACCGCTGCGAGGACGTCGCGAACATCATCGAGGGCATCGTGCTCGAGCACGCATGA
- a CDS encoding ATP-binding protein produces MGIRSKLIAFAVGIAILAALVFDGYVLKTLGAELSAHTEANLTTRTALVTEVAARSGDLAAEAPALAAALSKVAGARVTLIDPRGAVRGDSSVAPEGLGQLETHATRDEVAEARHLGTGRSERVSKTTQMRMLYAAQRLDRPDGPWVVRVAFEPVAIDRSLSAARTRVVEGTILALALAVAAALAGARALSGRLVYLTGVAREMRADLGRRARMQGRDEIATLGGALDDLAESLELSRRELGGEGERFGAVLESMREGVLVTDEKGDITLVNPALSQLLGIRRDPVGRPPLEVLRSSSLHELLEEVALARAAATREIEIAPAAPGAAGPPGRRILLVNAAPLALPAQSRGAAGVVAVFFDVTELRRIEGLQRNFIANASHELRTPVASIRASSETLLGGALDDPEAARDFVEVIERNATRLHRLVDDLLDLSRIEGGERPLSPGTLDLSVQAEAAVALLRGRAMERDTDVKIDVAPGTLVAADPRALDQILTNLVDNAIHHTPNGSHVVVRARAANGRVVLEVEDDGPGIPPVHQARVFDRFYRVDPGRSRASGGTGLGLSIAKHLVEAMSGDITVTTGAAGGALFRMTLPSASAGAAQKK; encoded by the coding sequence ATGGGTATAAGAAGCAAGCTCATCGCGTTCGCGGTGGGGATCGCGATCCTCGCGGCGTTGGTGTTCGACGGCTATGTCCTGAAGACGCTCGGAGCAGAGCTCTCGGCGCACACGGAGGCCAACCTGACGACGCGGACGGCGCTCGTCACCGAGGTCGCCGCGAGATCAGGCGATCTCGCGGCCGAGGCGCCCGCCCTCGCGGCGGCGCTGTCGAAGGTCGCCGGAGCGCGCGTCACGTTGATCGATCCGCGAGGCGCGGTGCGGGGCGACTCGTCGGTCGCGCCGGAGGGGCTCGGCCAGCTCGAGACGCACGCGACGCGCGACGAGGTCGCCGAGGCGCGGCACCTGGGCACGGGGCGCAGCGAGCGCGTGAGCAAGACGACGCAGATGCGGATGCTCTACGCCGCGCAGCGGCTCGATCGCCCGGACGGGCCGTGGGTGGTGCGGGTCGCGTTCGAGCCGGTCGCGATCGATCGCAGCCTGTCCGCCGCCCGCACGCGCGTGGTGGAGGGCACGATCCTGGCCCTGGCGCTCGCCGTCGCCGCGGCGCTCGCGGGGGCGCGCGCCCTCTCCGGGCGGCTCGTCTACCTGACGGGCGTCGCGCGGGAGATGCGGGCCGACCTGGGCCGGCGCGCGCGCATGCAGGGGCGCGACGAGATCGCCACGCTCGGCGGCGCGCTCGACGACCTCGCCGAGAGCCTGGAGCTGTCGCGGCGCGAGCTCGGGGGCGAGGGCGAGCGCTTCGGCGCGGTGCTCGAGTCGATGCGCGAGGGCGTGCTCGTCACGGACGAGAAGGGCGACATCACGCTGGTCAACCCGGCGCTCTCGCAGCTGCTCGGCATCCGCAGGGACCCGGTCGGCCGCCCGCCGCTCGAGGTGCTGCGCTCGTCGAGCCTGCACGAGCTCCTTGAGGAGGTCGCGCTCGCGCGCGCGGCGGCGACGCGCGAGATCGAGATCGCGCCCGCGGCGCCAGGCGCGGCCGGGCCCCCTGGGCGCAGGATCCTGCTCGTGAACGCCGCGCCGCTCGCGCTGCCGGCGCAGAGCCGCGGGGCGGCGGGGGTCGTCGCCGTCTTCTTCGACGTGACGGAGCTGCGGCGCATCGAGGGCCTGCAGCGCAACTTCATCGCCAACGCGTCGCACGAGCTCCGCACGCCGGTCGCGTCGATCCGCGCGAGCAGCGAGACGCTGCTCGGCGGCGCGCTCGACGACCCGGAGGCCGCGCGCGATTTCGTCGAGGTGATCGAGCGGAACGCGACCCGGCTGCACCGGCTGGTGGACGATCTGCTCGACCTGTCGCGCATCGAGGGCGGCGAGCGGCCGCTCTCGCCGGGCACCCTCGACCTCTCGGTGCAGGCGGAGGCGGCGGTGGCGCTCCTGCGCGGGCGCGCCATGGAGAGGGACACCGACGTGAAGATCGACGTGGCGCCCGGCACGCTCGTCGCGGCGGATCCGCGCGCGCTCGACCAGATCTTGACCAACCTCGTCGACAACGCGATCCACCACACGCCGAACGGCTCGCACGTGGTGGTGCGCGCGCGGGCCGCGAACGGGCGCGTCGTCCTGGAGGTCGAGGACGACGGTCCGGGCATCCCCCCGGTGCACCAGGCCCGCGTCTTCGATCGGTTCTACCGGGTGGATCCGGGCCGCTCTCGCGCGTCGGGCGGCACCGGGCTCGGCCTGTCCATCGCGAAGCACCTCGTCGAGGCGATGAGCGGCGACATCACGGTGACCACCGGCGCGGCCGGCGGGGCGCTCTTCCGGATGACGCTGCCGAGCGCGTCAGCTGGCGCCGCCCAGAAGAAGTAG
- a CDS encoding 6-phosphofructokinase → MTSIVEFGRPDTLPASDKRLLLVFDGGNAPGYSSVAVALTEEAARRGYEVWAATEGFRSLTADARAQPQFERLIMSRRQRYDLLAQGIPARSMGRRVLDAGSDFRSERYSGFLDREKRKQAAATFKAQGFTHLICVGGNGTFEGIKAWLDEFEVRPQAGFVNVSIDNDLEGDRAIGFLSGVETGATIARGLYEDAYTHKRIYILEMMGNRSGRHALHCAVAARAHLIVLPFFRFPQDVLSELADGLKRADYALVIVAEGYEAERRRKEHPGVSASDYLKMQLEGAGLRDSPDKRVIAEPFSRYIRGIRPAFLDVSAAFLKGSLLLAAFDEGRTEVMPYVLAANDVGVLDFASIRREDGVERAFLPLLDRLDLNRFKTWILDHFISLGAARPSRAPSHVG, encoded by the coding sequence ATGACCAGCATCGTCGAGTTCGGACGTCCCGACACCCTCCCGGCATCGGACAAGCGCCTGCTGCTCGTCTTCGACGGCGGCAACGCCCCTGGCTACTCCTCGGTCGCCGTCGCGCTGACGGAAGAGGCGGCGCGGCGAGGTTACGAGGTGTGGGCCGCGACCGAGGGCTTCCGCTCCCTGACCGCGGACGCGCGCGCCCAGCCCCAGTTCGAGCGCCTCATCATGAGCCGCCGCCAGCGCTACGACCTGCTCGCGCAGGGCATCCCCGCGCGCTCGATGGGGCGGCGCGTGCTCGACGCGGGCAGCGATTTCCGCAGCGAGCGCTACTCCGGCTTCCTCGATCGCGAGAAGCGCAAGCAGGCCGCCGCGACCTTCAAGGCGCAGGGGTTCACGCACCTCATCTGCGTCGGCGGCAACGGCACGTTCGAGGGCATCAAGGCGTGGCTCGACGAGTTCGAGGTGCGCCCGCAGGCCGGCTTCGTGAACGTCTCCATCGACAACGATCTGGAGGGCGATCGCGCGATCGGCTTCCTGTCCGGCGTGGAGACGGGCGCGACCATCGCGCGCGGGCTCTACGAGGACGCCTACACGCACAAGCGCATCTACATCCTCGAGATGATGGGCAACCGCAGCGGGCGGCACGCGCTGCACTGCGCGGTGGCTGCCCGGGCGCACCTCATCGTGCTCCCCTTCTTCCGCTTCCCCCAGGACGTGCTGAGCGAGCTCGCCGACGGCCTCAAGCGCGCCGACTACGCGCTCGTGATCGTCGCCGAGGGCTACGAGGCCGAGCGCCGCCGCAAGGAGCACCCCGGCGTGTCGGCGAGCGACTACCTGAAGATGCAGCTCGAGGGCGCGGGCCTCCGCGACTCGCCGGACAAACGCGTGATCGCGGAGCCGTTCAGCCGGTACATCCGCGGCATCCGCCCCGCCTTCCTCGACGTCTCGGCCGCCTTCCTCAAGGGGTCGCTGCTGCTCGCGGCCTTCGACGAGGGGCGCACCGAGGTGATGCCGTACGTGCTCGCCGCGAACGACGTCGGCGTGCTCGACTTCGCCTCCATACGTCGCGAGGACGGGGTGGAGCGGGCGTTCCTGCCGCTGCTCGACCGGCTCGACCTGAACCGCTTCAAGACCTGGATCCTCGACCACTTCATCAGCCTCGGGGCGGCCCGACCGAGCCGCGCTCCGTCGCACGTCGGATGA
- a CDS encoding peptidylprolyl isomerase, which yields MRQLERSAPLGFLTFLGAALAAACGAPQAATHAAPDSAARAEESASSAAACLAAASAPRQARPGEPPRIGVKHILVRYAGADRAEGTTRTREEACLRAMEARDRIRGGADFGEVVAQYSDEAGAASRGGSLGTVERADVLPPFADAAFELDIQQLSDVVETRYGFHVIFRTE from the coding sequence ATGCGCCAGCTCGAGCGATCCGCTCCTCTCGGCTTCCTCACCTTCCTCGGCGCGGCGCTCGCCGCCGCGTGCGGCGCCCCTCAGGCGGCGACGCACGCCGCTCCGGACAGCGCCGCCCGTGCCGAGGAGAGCGCCTCGAGCGCCGCAGCGTGCCTCGCAGCCGCCAGCGCGCCGCGGCAGGCCCGCCCCGGCGAGCCGCCGCGGATCGGCGTGAAGCACATCCTCGTCCGCTATGCCGGCGCCGATCGCGCCGAGGGCACGACGCGCACACGCGAGGAGGCGTGCCTGCGCGCGATGGAGGCGCGCGACAGGATCCGTGGGGGCGCCGACTTCGGCGAGGTGGTGGCGCAGTACAGCGACGAGGCCGGCGCAGCGTCGCGCGGCGGCTCGCTCGGCACCGTGGAGCGCGCCGACGTCCTGCCGCCGTTCGCCGACGCGGCGTTCGAGCTCGACATCCAGCAGCTCAGCGACGTCGTGGAGACCCGCTATGGCTTCCACGTGATCTTCAGGACGGAATAG
- a CDS encoding phosphoenolpyruvate carboxylase has product MPPRRREVDRPLRKEVRLLGRLLGEVLIEQEGEELFAIEERIRTLAIRRRRGPSDGRAHAAAELSKLLAELPHDRLEPVIRAFTVYFRLVNLAEQHHRIRRARAYATDPGARPQRGSIEAAMHTLKKAGVPAERVRAALRTLDVTLTLTAHPTEAARRTVLEKLYRIAKNLEERDRCQLTPDESARKLAEIREEITALWQTDEVRRDRPTVGDEVKNVAWYIEEILWDLIPDLPTVIGRAFEAAYGEPLDAEIAPLRIHSWVGADMDGNPLVVPAVLEDALFAYRIRGLRRLIRAVRDLGGALSQSVRHVTPPPWLLASIEEDAAAMPEVAAHFGPRTEGEPWRRKLHFIEARLTATLEHAEHGRAEARARSGQGPAREGRAFVRPEEPTVGAPYREPAELERDLTVVADSLRAARCASSGERRARALLTQVHALGFALAELEMRAPAEDARAAAASIAEGRVEPAQMTPEARRVFEALQRIAAAQRDGGESSCRTLVLSMTHSEDDVLAALASAKAAGLWDEARSCARIDVVPLFESLAALNDSARILRALLAHPEYRPHVLARGVQEVMIGYSDSGKEVGLLAASAALRRVQETLPKIAAEAELPLRVFHGRGESVARGGGPAHQALLALPAGSVGGRYKATEQGEALDHKYARPELAMRTLEIMLSGVLLHTLGAQPRPPTASELRYAAAFDELAETGRRAYRGLVWEEPKFVEFFTAVTPIDEIARLPLGSRPSKRRAGGLESLRAIPWVFAWTQNRAILPGWYGVGSGLEAMGQRPEGAELLKEMMASWPFFRAVIDNVEMVLAKADMTIFAGYAELAPAAARKAVAPRIIAEYKRTRSWLKRLTGNRRLLEGNPTLQRSISLRNPYVDPLSFLQVELLRASRGGDSGRDRSLLLTLNGIAAGMRNTG; this is encoded by the coding sequence ATGCCGCCCCGCCGTCGTGAGGTCGATCGACCTCTTCGCAAAGAAGTTCGCCTGCTTGGACGCCTGCTCGGGGAAGTGTTGATCGAGCAGGAGGGAGAAGAGCTCTTCGCCATCGAGGAGCGCATTCGCACGCTCGCCATCCGTCGGCGCCGCGGCCCCAGCGACGGCCGCGCGCACGCGGCCGCGGAGCTCAGCAAGCTGCTCGCAGAGCTGCCCCACGATCGCCTCGAGCCCGTCATCCGCGCGTTCACCGTCTACTTCCGGCTCGTGAACCTCGCGGAGCAGCACCACCGCATCCGCCGCGCGCGCGCGTACGCGACGGATCCCGGCGCGCGGCCGCAGCGCGGCTCGATCGAGGCCGCGATGCACACGCTCAAGAAGGCCGGCGTGCCCGCGGAGCGCGTGCGCGCCGCGCTCAGGACGCTCGACGTGACGCTCACGCTCACCGCGCACCCGACCGAGGCCGCGCGGCGCACGGTGCTCGAGAAGCTCTACCGCATCGCGAAGAACCTCGAGGAGCGCGACCGCTGCCAGCTGACGCCCGACGAGTCTGCGCGCAAGCTCGCCGAGATCCGCGAGGAGATCACCGCGCTCTGGCAGACCGACGAGGTGCGCCGCGATCGCCCCACCGTCGGCGACGAGGTGAAGAACGTCGCCTGGTACATCGAGGAGATCCTCTGGGATCTGATCCCCGATCTGCCCACCGTGATCGGGCGCGCGTTCGAGGCCGCTTACGGCGAGCCGCTCGACGCGGAGATCGCGCCGCTCCGGATCCACTCGTGGGTCGGCGCCGACATGGACGGCAACCCGCTCGTCGTGCCCGCCGTGCTCGAGGACGCGCTGTTCGCCTACCGCATCCGCGGGCTGCGCCGGCTCATCCGGGCGGTGCGCGACCTCGGCGGCGCGCTGTCGCAGTCGGTCCGGCACGTCACGCCGCCGCCCTGGCTGCTCGCGTCGATCGAGGAGGACGCCGCCGCGATGCCCGAGGTGGCCGCGCACTTCGGCCCGCGCACCGAGGGCGAGCCGTGGCGCCGCAAGCTGCACTTCATCGAGGCGCGACTCACCGCCACGCTCGAGCACGCGGAGCACGGCCGCGCCGAGGCGCGCGCGCGCTCCGGGCAGGGCCCCGCGCGCGAGGGGCGCGCGTTCGTGCGGCCCGAGGAGCCGACGGTCGGGGCCCCCTACCGCGAGCCCGCGGAGCTCGAGCGCGACCTCACGGTCGTCGCCGACAGCCTGCGCGCAGCGCGCTGCGCGAGCTCGGGCGAGCGGCGCGCGCGGGCGCTGCTCACGCAGGTGCACGCGCTCGGGTTCGCGCTCGCGGAGCTCGAGATGCGCGCGCCGGCCGAGGACGCGCGCGCCGCGGCGGCCAGCATCGCGGAGGGCCGCGTCGAGCCGGCGCAGATGACGCCCGAGGCGCGCCGCGTGTTCGAGGCGCTGCAGCGCATCGCCGCGGCGCAGCGCGACGGCGGCGAGTCGTCCTGCCGCACGCTCGTGCTGTCGATGACCCACAGCGAGGACGACGTCCTCGCCGCCCTCGCGTCCGCGAAGGCCGCCGGGCTGTGGGACGAGGCGCGCTCGTGCGCGCGGATCGACGTCGTCCCGCTGTTCGAGTCGCTCGCCGCGTTGAACGACAGCGCGAGGATCCTGCGGGCGCTGCTCGCGCACCCGGAGTACCGGCCGCACGTCCTCGCGCGCGGCGTGCAGGAGGTGATGATCGGCTACAGCGACTCGGGCAAGGAGGTCGGCCTGCTCGCGGCGAGCGCGGCGCTGCGGCGCGTGCAGGAGACGCTGCCGAAGATCGCCGCGGAGGCGGAGCTGCCGCTCCGCGTCTTCCACGGCCGCGGCGAGTCGGTGGCGCGCGGCGGCGGACCGGCCCACCAGGCGCTGCTCGCCCTGCCGGCCGGCAGCGTCGGCGGCCGCTACAAGGCGACCGAGCAGGGAGAGGCGCTCGACCACAAGTACGCCCGCCCCGAGCTCGCGATGCGCACGCTGGAGATCATGCTGAGCGGCGTCCTCCTGCACACGCTGGGCGCGCAGCCGCGGCCGCCCACGGCGTCCGAGCTGCGCTACGCCGCGGCGTTCGACGAGCTCGCCGAGACGGGCCGGCGCGCCTACCGCGGGCTCGTCTGGGAGGAGCCCAAGTTCGTGGAGTTCTTCACGGCCGTGACCCCGATCGACGAGATCGCGCGCCTGCCGCTCGGCTCGCGCCCGAGCAAGCGGCGCGCGGGCGGCCTGGAGTCGCTGCGCGCGATCCCGTGGGTCTTCGCGTGGACGCAGAACCGGGCCATCCTCCCGGGGTGGTACGGCGTCGGCAGCGGCCTGGAGGCGATGGGGCAGCGCCCCGAGGGCGCGGAGCTGCTGAAGGAGATGATGGCGTCGTGGCCGTTCTTCCGGGCGGTCATCGACAACGTCGAGATGGTGCTCGCGAAGGCCGACATGACGATCTTCGCGGGCTACGCGGAGCTCGCGCCGGCCGCCGCGCGCAAGGCGGTCGCGCCGAGGATCATCGCGGAATACAAGCGGACGCGGTCGTGGCTCAAGCGGCTCACGGGCAACCGGCGGCTGCTCGAGGGCAACCCGACGCTCCAGCGATCCATCTCGCTGCGCAATCCTTACGTCGACCCCCTTTCATTCCTGCAAGTCGAGCTCCTGCGGGCGAGCCGCGGCGGGGACTCGGGGCGCGATCGCTCGCTCCTGCTCACGCTGAACGGCATCGCCGCCGGCATGCGCAACACGGGGTGA
- the dut gene encoding dUTP diphosphatase has protein sequence MRIQVPFLRVGPIEVPPPAYQSEGAVGLDLCAAIDAPVTLAPGERKLVPTGYAVALPDGHEGQVRPRSGLALHHGVTVLNSPGTIDPDYRGEIKVVLINLGAAPFTVHRGDRIAQLVICPVALADVVLVPALAPTARGAGGYGSTGVRREEP, from the coding sequence GTGCGCATCCAGGTGCCTTTCCTTCGCGTGGGGCCGATCGAGGTCCCTCCCCCCGCCTACCAGTCCGAGGGAGCCGTCGGGCTCGATCTCTGCGCGGCCATCGACGCGCCGGTGACGCTCGCGCCCGGGGAGCGGAAGCTCGTGCCCACGGGCTACGCGGTCGCCCTCCCCGACGGCCACGAGGGGCAGGTGCGGCCGCGCTCGGGGCTCGCGCTGCACCACGGCGTCACCGTGCTGAACAGCCCCGGGACGATCGATCCGGACTACCGCGGGGAGATCAAGGTCGTCCTGATCAACCTGGGCGCGGCGCCGTTCACGGTGCACCGCGGCGATCGGATCGCCCAGCTCGTGATCTGCCCGGTCGCCCTCGCCGACGTGGTCCTGGTCCCCGCGCTCGCGCCGACGGCGCGCGGCGCGGGCGGCTACGGTTCGACGGGCGTGCGGCGCGAGGAGCCCTAG
- a CDS encoding LysR family transcriptional regulator, which yields MPAKPQDLGDTRWDDVRVFLAVHRHGSLGQAGARLGLDTSTVSRRLTALEASLGARLFDRTRDGLVPTRVAELVLPAAEAMEAAHRRLARDASGAEADAEGVVRLSVAPGFADSFVTRRLPRLRALHPRIRIELDASVRVLDLTRHEADLALRSIRPEGADLVVTKLASARWIAAASEQLVKDAGPVAAWDAVPWIAWDRDLTSFPAARWLARHAPGAEIALRTSFFVSQLTAAEIGLGALLVPEPYLQVHALVPLRFASALEASAAEWPTDDLWLVGHRALRDVPRVAAVWSFLIDELRSP from the coding sequence ATGCCCGCGAAGCCGCAGGACCTGGGCGACACGCGGTGGGACGACGTCCGCGTCTTCCTCGCCGTCCACCGGCACGGGAGCTTGGGCCAGGCGGGCGCGCGCCTCGGTCTCGACACGTCCACCGTCAGCCGCCGCTTGACGGCGCTCGAGGCGTCGCTCGGAGCGCGCCTCTTCGACCGCACCCGCGACGGCCTTGTCCCCACGCGCGTCGCCGAGCTCGTCCTGCCCGCCGCCGAGGCGATGGAGGCCGCGCACCGGCGCCTCGCGCGCGACGCCTCGGGCGCCGAGGCCGACGCCGAGGGCGTCGTCCGCCTCAGCGTCGCGCCGGGCTTCGCCGACTCGTTCGTGACCCGGAGGCTCCCGCGCCTCCGCGCCCTCCACCCCAGGATCCGCATCGAGCTCGACGCGTCCGTCCGGGTGCTCGATCTCACCCGGCACGAGGCGGACCTCGCCCTCCGCTCGATCCGGCCGGAGGGCGCCGATCTCGTCGTGACGAAGCTCGCGTCGGCCCGCTGGATCGCCGCCGCCTCGGAGCAGCTCGTGAAGGACGCCGGGCCCGTGGCGGCGTGGGACGCCGTGCCGTGGATCGCCTGGGATCGCGACCTCACCAGCTTCCCGGCGGCGCGCTGGCTCGCGCGCCACGCCCCCGGGGCGGAGATCGCCCTGCGCACGAGCTTCTTCGTCTCGCAGCTCACCGCGGCGGAGATCGGGCTCGGCGCCCTGCTGGTCCCCGAGCCGTACCTGCAGGTGCACGCCCTCGTGCCGCTCCGGTTCGCGAGCGCGCTCGAGGCGAGCGCGGCGGAGTGGCCCACGGACGATCTCTGGCTCGTCGGCCACCGCGCCCTGCGCGACGTCCCCCGCGTCGCCGCTGTGTGGAGCTTCCTGATCGACGAGCTCAGGTCGCCGTGA
- a CDS encoding inorganic phosphate transporter has protein sequence MTTYILAILIIALVFDYINGFHDAANSIATVVSTRVLSPRTAVLWAAAFNFIAFALFEPTVARNIAKGVEPGFITPNVILGGLLGAIIWNLLTWWWGLPSSSSHALMGAFAGAAVKSAGRLSVLDATVFGKTAAFILVSPLLGAVIGFSLMHAIRRLARGWTAGKVSSRFRRLQLLSAAAYSLGHGGNDAQKTMGIITALLISAGLQEGGKDPKPMLWVVLVCHAAMGLGTLSGGWRIVKTMGMKITKLKPVGGFAAETAGAATLFSATALGIPVSTTHTITGAIVGVGATSGRISAVRWGVAGRIVWAWIFTIPASAALAAVAYTVANVISGQP, from the coding sequence ATGACGACCTACATCCTCGCCATCCTCATCATCGCGCTGGTGTTTGATTACATCAACGGCTTTCACGACGCCGCGAACTCGATCGCCACGGTCGTCTCGACGCGCGTCCTGTCGCCGCGCACCGCGGTGCTCTGGGCAGCCGCCTTCAACTTCATCGCGTTCGCGCTGTTCGAGCCCACGGTGGCGCGGAACATCGCGAAGGGCGTCGAGCCGGGGTTCATCACGCCGAACGTCATCCTCGGCGGCCTGCTCGGCGCGATCATCTGGAACCTGCTCACGTGGTGGTGGGGGCTGCCGTCGTCGTCGTCGCACGCGCTCATGGGCGCGTTCGCCGGGGCGGCGGTGAAGAGCGCGGGGCGGCTGTCGGTGCTCGACGCGACGGTCTTCGGCAAAACCGCGGCGTTCATCCTCGTCTCGCCCTTGCTCGGCGCTGTCATCGGGTTCTCGCTCATGCACGCCATCCGGCGGCTCGCGCGGGGCTGGACCGCCGGCAAAGTGAGCTCCCGGTTCCGGCGGCTACAGCTGCTCTCCGCCGCCGCTTACTCGCTCGGGCACGGCGGCAACGACGCCCAGAAGACGATGGGCATCATCACGGCGCTCCTCATCTCCGCGGGCCTCCAGGAGGGCGGCAAGGACCCGAAGCCGATGCTCTGGGTCGTGCTCGTCTGCCACGCGGCCATGGGCCTCGGCACGCTCTCCGGCGGCTGGCGCATCGTGAAGACCATGGGGATGAAGATCACGAAGCTGAAGCCGGTGGGCGGCTTCGCGGCCGAGACGGCCGGCGCGGCGACGCTGTTCAGCGCCACCGCGCTCGGCATCCCCGTGAGCACGACCCACACGATCACGGGCGCGATCGTCGGGGTCGGCGCCACGAGCGGGCGCATCTCCGCGGTCCGCTGGGGCGTCGCCGGGCGCATCGTCTGGGCCTGGATCTTCACGATCCCCGCCTCGGCCGCCCTCGCCGCGGTCGCCTACACCGTCGCGAACGTCATCAGCGGCCAGCCCTGA